The Colletes latitarsis isolate SP2378_abdomen chromosome 1, iyColLati1, whole genome shotgun sequence genome has a segment encoding these proteins:
- the Sobp gene encoding sine oculis-binding protein: MDNKTANSFLKKVEQHARKIHSSSPEDNGENCSFESNCTPIEVKEEIITDEIQEYAATTMSELLGWYGYDKVDSGCTRSLNLDHFTSTLDTRSSQMVKMDENFILNKQAPKSPLLNATNSPFDVSKLPLPHSVSSLNTVDRQLISPPLPMKKVSLDSTSTIPYKNYSGSICSENISCSWCGRITQICKSGRTNSLSYNMINTLGHFCSEACFAAGRAVFKQAKTCDWCRHIRNSGSHVDFQDDESQLQFCSDKCLNQYKMNIFCHETQTHLMLQGLNNVSCHDTEKGNLITPELWFRSCQSPLNSSTENTFIEDEHVTSNLSSPSHDKGKEKNQNEIEKSLESNRKAIRKRDSFCIRICTKVKNNNKKKINFHTDINKNDVKEDIKEPTLVTEENKFDRFVNNQNHCKINCTEKTVLNCKELEKDHRLMDVVNHDSYDHRHNNIFLEKNIHVKNIKDLLKEKEHDLSENVLRSPSWFATSTAPVMQCETPSAAKSFTDETIQIEYKKQTNASLKASSPVQLDQAESSIHTLSATLLPPVTVLVPYPIPVPIPVPIPIPIPIPTPILSKLMTGEQEVKDAKCKSLKCNNSIKNKCSVSCESQLCINTNVSMTETSQHATAAKLSFSLSPSNTKNENNDNQRLLKYNTKPPRKRKRSNETKLQLKRKNKFIPA, translated from the exons ATGGACAATAAGACGGCTAACTCGTTTTTAAAAAAAGTTGAACAACACGCAAGAAAAATACATTCGTCGTCACCGGAGGATAATGGAGAGAATTGTtcgtttgaatcaaattgtacaCCGATTGAAGTTAAAGAGGAAATAATAACCGATGAAATCCAG GAATATGCAGCGACTACGATGAGCGAACTATTGGGTTGGTATGGTTATGACAAAGTAGACAGTGGTTGTACGAGAAGTTTAAACTTGGATCATTTTACATCCACACTTGATACAAGAAGTAGTCAAATGGTTAAAATGGACGAGAACTTTATTCTAAACAAGCAAGCACCAAAGTCTCCGTTGCTAAATGCAACCAATTCGCCTTTTGATGTATCAAAATTACCACTACCACATTCTGTGAGCAGTTTAAATACTGTGGACAGGCAACTGATATCACCCCCACTACCAATGAAAAAAGTATCGCTTGATTCTACATCTACAATTCcttataaaaattattcagGTTCTATTTGCTCAG AGAATATATCTTGTTCCTGGTGTGGTCGAATTACCCAAATATGTAAATCAGGAAGGACTAATTCTCTTTCCTATAACATGATAAATACTTTGGGACATTTTTGTAGTGAAGCTTGTTTTGCTGCTGGAAGAGCAGTTTTTAAACAAGCAAAAACATGTGATTGGTGTAGACACATAAGAAATTCAGGTAGTCATGTTGATTTTCAG GATGATGAAAGTCAACTTCAATTTTGTAGCGATAAATGTTTGAATCAgtataaaatgaatattttttgCCATGAAACACAGACTCATTTAATGCTTCAAGGATTAAACAATGTTTCTTGCCATGATACAGAAAAGGGTAATTTAATAACACCAGAACTTTGGTTTCGAAGTTGTCAGTCACCTCTAAATAGTTCTACAGAGAATACGTTTATAGAGGATGAACATGTGACCTCTAATTTATCATCACCTTCCCATGACAAAGGAAAGGAAAAAAATCAAAATGAGATTGAGAAATCATTAGAATCTAATCGAAAAGCAATAAGAAAAAGAGATTCATTTTGCATTCGAATATGTACCAAagtcaaaaataataataaaaaaaaaataaatttccatactgatattaataaaaatgatgTTAAAGAAGACATTAAAGAACCAACGTTGGTAACCGAAGAAAACAAATTCGATCGTTTCGTAAATAATCAAAATCATTGCAAAATTAATTGTACAGAAAAAACTGTTCTGAACTGTAAGGAACTTGAAAAAGATCACAGATTGATGGATGTTGTAAATCATGATTCGTACGATCATCGacacaataatatatttttagaaaAGAACATACATGTAAAAAATATAAAGGATTTGCTAAAAGAAAAAGAACATGATCTATCGGAAAACGTATTAAGATCACCAAGTTGGTTTGCAACTTCAACTGCACCTGTGATGCAATGTGAAACTCCATCTGCAGCTAAATCCTTTACAGATGAAACTATTCAAATAGAATACAAAAAACAAACTAATGCGTCCTTAAAAGCATCATCGCCTGTACAACTCGATCAAGCTGAATCTTCTATCCATACATTGTCTGCAACTCTTTTACCTCCGGTTACAGTCCTTGTACCATATCCTATACCTGTACCTATTCCTGTACCTATTCCTATTCCTATTCCTATACCAACTCCAATTCTTAGTAAGTTAATGACTGGCGAACAAGAAGTTAAAGATGCAAAATGTAAGAGTTTGAAATGCAACAATTCGATAAAAAATAAGTGTTCCGTGTCTTGTGAATCGCAGTTGTGTATAAATACAAACGTATCAATGACAGAAACCTCGCAGCACGCAACTGCAGCAAAACTATCTTTTTCATTGTCGCCTTCTAATACTAAGAATGAAAACAATGACAATCAACGTTTACTAAAATACAATACAAAACCTCCAAGAAAAAGAAAACGTTCAAATGAAACTAAGCTTCAgttgaaaagaaaaaataaatttatacctGCTTAA